One Aegilops tauschii subsp. strangulata cultivar AL8/78 chromosome 7, Aet v6.0, whole genome shotgun sequence genomic window carries:
- the LOC141027653 gene encoding uncharacterized protein, translated as MVSEDTPALERLLVVDQEGPTRINVISAPKLTVVGYLSDKYSELVIGSTPVQKMIPTSLTPKLRTVKVLALESIGPNLGQVVSFLRCFPCLEKLYIEIRLGPMVDNVIQYNNHVECLDLHLSEITLNSYRGTLPEIIFARFFVLRARVLKEMRFALHLFRKNEWFVDQRRRLRQNGIGSKNAEFHFGTSDDRVIRSHRVNPTHDFSVADPFAKIVRLRNQLRSGNISLNLSDIHVQWISASVCS; from the exons ATGGTCagtgaggacacacctgcacttgagagattacttgtagttgatcaagaaggtccaacaagaatcaatgtcatttctgcgccgaaattgacagtggtgggctacttgtctgacaaatactccgaacttgttattggatccacacccgttcag aaaatgattccgacaagcttgaccccgaaactgcgcacagtgaaggtcttggcactagaatctatcggccccaacctggggCAAGTTGttagtttcctgagatgctttccatgcctggagaagctatatatcgag ataagattaggcccaatggtggataatgtgatacaatataacaatcacgtcgaatgcctagatctgcatctctcagaaattactttgaactcctatcgagggaccttaccggagattatatttgccaggttctttgttctcagagcaagggtgctgaaggaaatgaggtttgccctacatttatttcgcaaaaatgaatggtttgttgatcagcgccggcgcctgcggcagaatggaataggctccaaaaatgctgaatttcattttggaacttcagatgacagagtaatcagaagtcatcgtgtcaaccccacacatgacttctcagtggctgacccctttgcaaaaattgtgaggttgcGAAACCAgcttagaagtggtaatattagtcTGAACCTCTCTGATATACATGTGCAgtggatcagcgcgagcgtttgcagctga